A single Tachypleus tridentatus isolate NWPU-2018 chromosome 9, ASM421037v1, whole genome shotgun sequence DNA region contains:
- the LOC143227248 gene encoding uncharacterized protein LOC143227248, giving the protein MLKQFPSVTTGSILMKTCIFVLLLWPAQGFVVFDEDKRQDLVPFPRVGRSFWSWTEDKRQGLVPFPRVGRSTVKRQGLIPFPRIGRSYSFPQDDIVDDIENTFDKELLYTPSFKRFSSEFTPRLGRKKRSVVSSNDDTQDRDYHSWYQGLSPYENHFHRNLRQLVPAPRLGRAFTPLIGSQTTHPSSSFHNGEGENKRSAFTPRIGRDPITPRVGRSEGNIGTNSHGAFAPRIGRTAFTPRLGRSHDHSKHGKEIEA; this is encoded by the exons ATGTTGAAACAGTTTCCATCAGTAACAACTGGCTCTATTCTGATGAAgacttgtatttttgtattattactatGGCCAGCCCAAG GCTTCGTCGTTTTCGATGAAGACAAACGTCAAGACCTAGTCCCTTTCCCTCGAGTTGGTCGGAGTTTTTGGAGTTGGACAGAAGACAAACGCCAAGGTTTGGTCCCTTTCCCTCGAGTTGGTCGGTCAACGGTGAAACGACAAGGACTGATTCCATTTCCTCGAATAGGTCGCTCATATTCTTTTCCCCAGGATGACATTGTAGATGATATCGAAAACACCTTTGACAAAGAACTTTTGTACACCCCTTCTTTTAAGCGCTTCTCTTCTGAGTTTACGCCAAGATTAGGAAGAAAAAAAAGGTCTGTAGTTTCGTCTAATGATGACACACAAGATAGAGATTATCATTCATGGTACCAAGGACTCAGTCCATATGAAAACCACTTTCATAGGAACCTACGTCAGCTAGTTCCTGCTCCTCGGTTGGGCCGAGCATTTACTCCACTTATCGGGAGTCAGACTACTCATCCATCCAGTTCCTTTCACAATGGAGAGGGTGAAAATAAGCGATCTGCCTTTACTCCTCGCATCGGAAGAGATCCAATAACACCTCGAGTCGGTAGGTCGGAAGGTAACATAGGAACTAATTCGCATGGTGCTTTCGCACCTAGAATTGGTCGAACAGCTTTTACTCCAAGACTTGGAAGATCCCATGACCATTCGAAACATGGAAAAGAAATTGAAGCCTAA